DNA from Actinoplanes sp. SE50/110:
CGAGCCGACCAGTGGCAACACCGGGGTCGGCCTGGCCCTGGTGGCGCAGCAACGGGGCTACAAGTGCGTCTTCGTCTGCCCCGACAAGGTCAGCGAGGACAAGCAGAACGTGCTCCGGGCGTACGGCGCCGAGGTCGTCGTCTGCCCCACCGCGGTCGCCCCGGAGGACCCGCGCTCCTACTACAACGTCTCGGACAAGCTGACCCGGGACATTCCCGGGGCCTGGAAACCCGACCAGTACAGCAACCCCGCCAACCCGCGCTCGCACTATGAGCAGACCGGCCCCGAGCTCTGGAAACAGACCGAGGGCAAGATCACCCACTTCGTGGCGGGGGTCGGCACCGGCGGCACCATCACCGGCGTCGGCCGCTATCTCAAAGAGCAGAATCCGGGCGTACGGGTGATCGGGGCCGACCCGGAAGGCTCCGTGTACTCGGGTGGTACCGGCCGGCCGTACCTGGTCGAGGGCGTCGGCGAGGACTTCTGGCCCACCGCGTACGACCGGGAGATCACCGACGAGGTGATCGAGGTGAGCGACTCGGACTCGTTCGAGATGACCCGCCGCCTGGCCCGCGAGGAGGGTCTGCTGGTCGGCGGCTCGTGCGGGATGGCCGTGGTCGCGGCGCTCGACGTGGCCCGCAAAGCCGGCCCGGACGACGTCATCGTGGTCCTGCTGCCGGACGGCGGCCGGGGCTACCTTTCCAAGATCTTCAACGATCGTTGGATGGCCCGCTACGGTTTCCTGCGCACCCCCGGCGACGCACCCACCGTGGCCGACGCGCTCGCCGCCAAGGGCGCCGAGATCCCGCCGCTGGTCCACGTCCACCCCACCGAGACGGTCCGCGACGCGATCGACTACATGCGGGAGTACGCGGTCAGCCAGCTCCCCGTCCTGAAAGCCGAACCCCCGGTCGTGACCGGCGAGGTGGCCGGTTCGATCTCGGAGAAGGCCCTGCTCGACGCCCTCTTCACCGGCCAGGCCCACCTGCACGACACGATCGAACGCCACATGGGCGACCCCCTGCCGATGATCGGCGGCGGCGAGTCCGTCAGCGACGCGGTCGCCCTGCTGGAGAAGTCCGACGCCGCCATGGTCCTGGTCGACGGCAAACCCGCCGGCGTCCTCACCCGACAGGACCTGCTCGCCCACCTGAGCTGACTGTGCAGTGGTTCGTCGGCCCGGACCGCCAACATCCCGGAGCCGACGAACCACCCGACCCACCGCACGTGATCGCCACGCCCCGGCACTCGTTCAACCGCCGCCCGGCCGGCCCGGCCCCGCGACGGCGTCGACCCGGCTGTGCGTCGGGCAGGGTGGTCAGCGCAGTTCGGCCGGTGCGGCGACGACGTCGACCAGGGCGTTGCGGCGAAGCAGGGTGATCGGCAGGTCGACGCCGATGGCCGGGCCCAGCATCAGGCGCTGCAGGGCCTGGACCGAGTCGACCGGATGCCCGCCCGCGCTCACCAGGATGTCGCCCAGGTAGACGCCGGCGACCCCGGCCGGACTGCCCGGCACCACTTCGACGACGCGCAGCCCCTGTTTCTGCCCCAGCCGCCCGGCCAGGTGTGGCGGCAGCGGCGCGGGCAGCCCGGCCACGCCGAGCCAGGCCCGCCGGACCCGGCCGGTGGCGACCAGCTCGCCGATGATCGACCGGGTGGTGTCGTTGATCGGCACGGCCAGGCCCAGCCCGTATCCGGCGACCGCGGTGTTGACGCCGACCACCCGGCTGGCGGAGTCGGCCAGCGCGCCGCCGGAGTTGCCCGGATTCAGCGCCGCGTCGGTCTGGATGACGTTGTCGATGACCCGCATCCGGTGGCCGTCCCGGGCCGGCAGGGACCGGCCCAGCCCGGAGACCACGCCGGCGGTCACCGACCCGGCCAGGCCCATCGGATTGCCGACCGCGACCACGAGCTGACCGATCCGCAGGGTGTCGGCGTCGCCCAGCGGTGCGGCCGGCGCGCCGGGGTGATGCACCCGGACCACCGCCAGGTCGGACAGCGGGTCGGCGCCGACCACGTCGAACGGCGTCTCCACCCCCTCGGCGAACGCGGCCGAGCCGGTGGTGGGGCCGGCCACCACGTGCGCGTTGGTGAGCAGGAACCCGTCGTCGGTGAAGGTCACCGCGGATCCGGCGCCGCCACGCGGAGAACGGATCGTGAGTGCCGCCACCGAGGGCAGGAGACGGCTGGCCACACCGGTGACGATGCGGCTGTAGGCATCGAGCGCCTCGGATTCTTCGGTGTCCATGTCCCGGTCAACACCGCTCGTCCGCCCGTCGATGCCGGCACCGCGTCCGCCCAGGGCGAACGTGGTGTCGGCCCGGTCACGGAGGTGGATGCGCGGCGTCGACCCGGAACACAGTGGACATCGGCGGTTACGGATAGTCGCCGCAATCGCACACTCAGTCCGACCGGGGAACCGGGGGATGCGGTTGTATGTGTCGTGACGGAGCTATGAGCCACTCCCGGACGAAGGGGTAGGGGATGGTCGACGTCGACGAGGCGGCGCCAGCCGACATCGTGGACCGCCTGCTGTGGCGGGAC
Protein-coding regions in this window:
- a CDS encoding cystathionine beta-synthase; amino-acid sequence: MRYYDNVVEIIGNTPLVRLNSVTDGISATVLAKVEYMNPGGSVKDRIALRMVQDAEEAGLLKPGGTIVEPTSGNTGVGLALVAQQRGYKCVFVCPDKVSEDKQNVLRAYGAEVVVCPTAVAPEDPRSYYNVSDKLTRDIPGAWKPDQYSNPANPRSHYEQTGPELWKQTEGKITHFVAGVGTGGTITGVGRYLKEQNPGVRVIGADPEGSVYSGGTGRPYLVEGVGEDFWPTAYDREITDEVIEVSDSDSFEMTRRLAREEGLLVGGSCGMAVVAALDVARKAGPDDVIVVLLPDGGRGYLSKIFNDRWMARYGFLRTPGDAPTVADALAAKGAEIPPLVHVHPTETVRDAIDYMREYAVSQLPVLKAEPPVVTGEVAGSISEKALLDALFTGQAHLHDTIERHMGDPLPMIGGGESVSDAVALLEKSDAAMVLVDGKPAGVLTRQDLLAHLS
- a CDS encoding S1C family serine protease, with amino-acid sequence MDTEESEALDAYSRIVTGVASRLLPSVAALTIRSPRGGAGSAVTFTDDGFLLTNAHVVAGPTTGSAAFAEGVETPFDVVGADPLSDLAVVRVHHPGAPAAPLGDADTLRIGQLVVAVGNPMGLAGSVTAGVVSGLGRSLPARDGHRMRVIDNVIQTDAALNPGNSGGALADSASRVVGVNTAVAGYGLGLAVPINDTTRSIIGELVATGRVRRAWLGVAGLPAPLPPHLAGRLGQKQGLRVVEVVPGSPAGVAGVYLGDILVSAGGHPVDSVQALQRLMLGPAIGVDLPITLLRRNALVDVVAAPAELR